One genomic region from Mesorhizobium terrae encodes:
- a CDS encoding lytic transglycosylase domain-containing protein, translating to MTARRFYRYALFGALVALAPAIAIGSSADTRPTEALPMFPAPDKASLPVFDLTQLKSGLDALTARNFAAARAARDNLPVSSLDHHILAWAIALYGGDKVPSDEITAAAQLLPGWPGMTTLRRNSERALARENPTPDIVIKAFDGSRPQTAEGTIALARAYVAKGDAKAAQSVLSPFWRTEKLEARYETAIINEFGPIIPVADHRYRMERMFYADRVDSAQRVATLAGAQPLADAWAAASQGDKKTPKLLAAVPADQRGAGYLFAQAEYLRKRKKFAEAAAVMLKAPTDRAALVDPDAWWIERRVLSRELVDQGDMKTAYKIAAAHAAESPINAADAEFHAGWYALRGLNDPAKAAEHFSRIPTLAQGALSLSRAYYWLGRAAEAGGPGDAKAYFTKASLFGTTFYGQLAGERVGNRTLNIADPQSSDSDRSTFAAREAVAAITRLQEAGYQRFADTLYLDLAGQLTSPGELALLASMAEKQGNHFLALRIGKIAAANGINVGALSHPIGVIPDSANISGSGKALAYAIARQESEFNVSAVSRAGALGLLQLMPGTAEQLAKKAGMAFSQAKLTTDAGYNATLGATFLGQQLDRYNGSYVLTFAGYNAGPRRADQWVARYGDPRGKKIDEIVDWIERIPYSETRSYIQRVMENYEVYKMRISGQFDIVGDLVDGRK from the coding sequence ATGACCGCCAGACGGTTCTATCGTTATGCATTGTTTGGGGCGCTGGTCGCGCTGGCGCCTGCCATCGCGATCGGCAGCAGCGCCGACACGCGACCGACCGAAGCACTGCCCATGTTCCCGGCTCCCGACAAGGCGAGCCTGCCCGTCTTCGATCTCACCCAACTGAAAAGCGGGCTGGACGCCCTCACCGCCAGGAACTTCGCCGCGGCGCGCGCGGCGCGCGACAATCTGCCGGTCTCCTCGCTCGACCATCATATCCTGGCTTGGGCGATCGCGCTTTATGGCGGCGACAAGGTGCCATCCGATGAGATCACGGCGGCCGCGCAACTGCTGCCTGGCTGGCCTGGAATGACGACGCTGCGGCGCAACAGCGAACGCGCCCTCGCCCGGGAAAACCCGACGCCCGATATCGTCATCAAGGCCTTCGACGGCAGCCGGCCGCAGACGGCGGAAGGAACGATCGCGCTGGCCAGGGCCTATGTGGCGAAAGGCGACGCGAAGGCGGCACAGTCCGTCCTGTCACCTTTCTGGCGCACGGAAAAGCTGGAGGCCAGATACGAGACGGCCATCATCAATGAGTTCGGTCCGATCATCCCGGTGGCGGATCACCGCTACCGCATGGAGCGCATGTTCTATGCCGATCGCGTCGATTCCGCGCAGCGCGTCGCGACACTCGCCGGCGCGCAGCCTTTGGCCGACGCCTGGGCGGCCGCCTCGCAAGGCGACAAGAAGACACCGAAGCTTTTGGCAGCCGTGCCGGCCGACCAGCGCGGTGCCGGCTACCTGTTTGCCCAGGCGGAATATCTGCGCAAGCGCAAGAAGTTTGCTGAAGCGGCAGCGGTTATGCTGAAGGCGCCGACCGACCGTGCCGCGCTGGTCGATCCCGACGCGTGGTGGATCGAGCGGCGCGTGCTGTCGCGCGAACTGGTCGACCAGGGCGACATGAAGACGGCATACAAGATTGCCGCCGCGCATGCCGCTGAAAGCCCGATCAATGCAGCGGACGCTGAATTCCACGCAGGCTGGTATGCGCTGCGTGGGCTGAACGACCCGGCCAAGGCGGCGGAGCATTTTTCGCGCATCCCCACTCTGGCACAGGGCGCCCTTTCACTGTCGCGCGCTTATTATTGGCTCGGCCGCGCCGCTGAAGCTGGCGGACCGGGCGATGCCAAGGCCTATTTCACCAAGGCATCGCTCTTTGGCACCACCTTCTATGGCCAGCTCGCCGGAGAGCGCGTCGGCAACCGTACGCTGAACATTGCCGACCCGCAGTCCAGCGACAGCGACCGCTCGACCTTCGCGGCGCGTGAGGCGGTGGCGGCCATCACGCGGCTGCAGGAAGCGGGCTATCAGCGCTTTGCCGACACACTCTATCTCGATCTCGCCGGCCAACTGACCAGTCCTGGCGAATTGGCATTGCTGGCCTCGATGGCCGAGAAACAAGGCAATCATTTCCTGGCGCTTCGGATCGGCAAGATCGCCGCCGCCAATGGCATCAATGTAGGTGCATTGTCGCACCCGATCGGCGTCATTCCTGACAGCGCCAATATTTCCGGGTCGGGCAAGGCGCTGGCCTATGCCATTGCCCGCCAGGAAAGCGAATTCAATGTCAGCGCGGTTTCTCGCGCCGGTGCACTCGGCCTGCTTCAGCTGATGCCCGGCACCGCAGAACAGCTGGCGAAAAAGGCCGGCATGGCCTTCAGCCAAGCCAAGCTGACCACCGACGCCGGCTACAACGCTACGTTGGGGGCGACGTTTCTTGGGCAGCAGTTGGACCGCTACAACGGCTCCTATGTGCTGACTTTCGCCGGTTACAATGCCGGACCGCGCCGCGCCGACCAATGGGTTGCCCGGTACGGCGACCCGCGCGGCAAGAAGATCGACGAGATCGTCGACTGGATCGAGCGGATTCCGTATTCGGAAACAAGAAGTTACATCCAGCGCGTGATGGAAAACTACGAGGTCTACAAGATGCGGATCTCCGGCCAGTTCGACATTGTCGGCGATCTGGTCGATGGGCGAAAATGA
- a CDS encoding alpha/beta fold hydrolase, with product MAEAFSDFFYSAPDGLKLHARVYGEQHGEVLPVVCLPGLTRNARDFHELALCLSTSAETKRKVVAVDYRGRGQSAYDPNVANYNVGIEAGDILAGLDALGISEAAFIGTSRGGLIIHVLGMMKPSVLKAIVLNDVGPALEMAGLAHIKSYLERAPRPESLDEAVEAQKSAHGADFPALGDTDWRRMVAAIYRTENGKLTPDFDPKLVDTLAGVDLSKPLPTLWPQFDALTSIPMLAIRGANSRLLSGETLNEMARHHPTLQTVTVPGQGHAPFLETGDLPQLIANFIDRSERQS from the coding sequence GTGGCGGAAGCTTTTTCGGATTTCTTCTATTCCGCCCCGGACGGGCTGAAGCTGCACGCCAGGGTTTATGGGGAACAGCATGGCGAGGTCCTGCCAGTCGTCTGCCTGCCGGGCCTAACCCGCAATGCACGAGACTTTCATGAACTGGCGCTTTGTCTGTCGACCTCCGCGGAAACAAAACGCAAGGTTGTCGCCGTCGACTATCGCGGCAGGGGACAATCCGCCTACGACCCCAATGTGGCCAACTACAATGTCGGCATTGAAGCCGGCGACATTCTGGCCGGGCTCGACGCGCTGGGGATTTCGGAAGCGGCTTTCATCGGCACCTCGCGCGGCGGGCTGATCATCCATGTGCTTGGCATGATGAAACCCTCGGTGCTGAAAGCCATCGTGCTCAACGATGTCGGCCCGGCGCTGGAAATGGCGGGCCTCGCGCACATCAAGTCCTATCTGGAAAGGGCGCCGCGGCCGGAAAGCCTCGACGAGGCCGTTGAGGCGCAAAAATCGGCACACGGTGCCGACTTTCCGGCACTTGGCGATACCGACTGGCGACGCATGGTGGCAGCCATCTATCGTACCGAAAACGGCAAGCTCACCCCGGACTTCGACCCGAAACTGGTGGATACGCTGGCTGGCGTCGATCTGTCCAAACCCTTGCCGACCCTATGGCCGCAGTTCGACGCGCTGACCTCGATACCGATGCTGGCCATCCGCGGCGCCAATTCAAGGCTGTTGTCTGGTGAGACCCTGAATGAAATGGCGCGCCATCACCCGACATTGCAGACGGTGACGGTGCCCGGCCAAGGCCACGCGCCTTTCTTGGAGACAGGTGATCTGCCGCAACTGATCGCCAATTTCATCGATCGATCGGAGCGGCAATCATAG
- a CDS encoding tyrosine-type recombinase/integrase — translation MSQDALQESTLSDRFAVFTSQNIRVKYNTGNIREVKSYRIGELFSAYRDILWDDGRHKYNVSSFIGEIDEILLGERFSTFDQGTLDNLVGTLRQRGNSNATINRKMAALSKLLRKAQKMGDIHSLPEFRRQKERAGRIRFLEKDEEARLFAAIRSRSEDAYRLSVFLVDTGCRLGEALGLIWNDLQPMRVSFWITKSGRSRTIPLTQRARDTVAFSGEGRRPKGPFVMLNQPQFRQIWNEAKQEVGLGADDQVVPHILRHTCASRLVQGGIDIRRVQMWLGHQTLQMTMRYAHLATNDLDSCVVVLETRPVESTNAAAVSPLEAAAPAVVKARKPRAKKASTAVGEKKRA, via the coding sequence ATGTCTCAAGACGCGCTTCAGGAGAGCACGCTCTCCGATCGATTTGCAGTTTTTACGTCTCAGAATATCCGGGTGAAATACAACACCGGCAATATAAGGGAGGTGAAATCCTATCGGATCGGCGAACTATTTTCAGCCTATCGCGACATATTGTGGGACGATGGACGACATAAATACAATGTCAGTTCGTTCATCGGCGAAATAGACGAGATTTTGCTTGGCGAACGCTTTAGTACGTTCGACCAAGGCACTCTCGACAACCTGGTCGGTACCCTGCGCCAACGTGGCAACAGCAACGCAACCATCAATCGTAAGATGGCTGCGCTCAGTAAATTGCTGCGCAAGGCTCAAAAAATGGGGGATATCCACAGTCTGCCAGAGTTCCGTCGCCAGAAGGAGCGGGCGGGACGAATCCGTTTCCTCGAAAAGGACGAGGAGGCGCGGCTGTTCGCGGCCATTCGCAGCCGCAGCGAAGACGCTTACCGGCTCTCGGTCTTCCTGGTCGACACCGGCTGCCGCCTCGGCGAGGCCCTCGGGCTGATCTGGAACGATCTGCAGCCGATGCGCGTCAGCTTCTGGATCACCAAATCCGGCCGCAGCCGCACCATTCCTTTGACGCAGCGCGCGCGCGACACAGTCGCTTTTTCGGGTGAAGGCCGGCGGCCGAAAGGCCCGTTCGTCATGCTCAATCAGCCGCAATTCCGCCAGATCTGGAACGAGGCGAAGCAGGAAGTCGGCCTCGGCGCAGATGACCAGGTGGTGCCGCACATATTGCGTCATACCTGTGCTTCCAGGCTGGTTCAGGGCGGCATCGACATCAGGCGCGTTCAGATGTGGCTCGGCCACCAGACGCTGCAGATGACCATGCGTTACGCCCATCTGGCGACGAACGATCTCGACAGCTGTGTCGTGGTTCTTGAAACGCGGCCCGTCGAAAGCACCAATGCGGCCGCTGTTTCGCCGCTGGAAGCCGCTGCCCCGGCCGTCGTGAAGGCCCGTAAGCCGCGCGCAAAGAAGGCCTCGACCGCTGTCGGAGAGAAAAAGCGCGCCTGA
- a CDS encoding porin translates to MNIKSLLLGSAAALLAVSGARAADAVVVAEPEPAEYVKICDVYGAGYFYIPGTETCLRVGGYIRYDIGVGDREGTTNVRDVLTGKLQDTYWKRGRFALKTWTGQETELGTLKTYTETRFDFSNSSGDQAGASNYAAANGVTLNFAWIQLGGLRVGKDESAFNTFSGYAGNVIDDTIVGYGRFDTNLISYTFDAGSGFSAIVSLEQGDKAYTIDSYVPHIVGGVKYTAGWGGIVGVVAYDSNLEEVAAKVRVDVKVSDQIDLWVMGGYGGEDLDKGINHTYYKQWDGNWAVWGGGTYKFNEKTSFNVQASYDQGKTFGLAANIAHQLVPGFTITAEVDYFNVGNSKYHAKSDGVGGILRFQRDF, encoded by the coding sequence ATGAACATCAAGAGCCTTCTCCTCGGCTCCGCTGCGGCACTGCTCGCAGTCTCCGGTGCGCGCGCCGCCGACGCTGTCGTCGTTGCCGAGCCGGAACCCGCTGAATACGTCAAGATCTGCGACGTCTACGGCGCTGGCTACTTCTACATCCCGGGCACCGAGACCTGCCTGCGCGTCGGCGGTTACATCCGTTATGACATCGGCGTGGGCGATCGCGAAGGCACCACGAATGTTCGTGACGTGCTGACCGGCAAGCTGCAGGATACCTATTGGAAGCGCGGCCGCTTCGCTCTGAAGACCTGGACCGGCCAGGAAACCGAGCTCGGCACCCTGAAGACCTACACCGAGACCCGCTTCGATTTCTCCAATTCGTCTGGGGATCAGGCCGGTGCCTCCAACTATGCTGCAGCCAACGGTGTTACGCTGAACTTCGCCTGGATCCAGCTCGGTGGCCTGCGCGTCGGTAAGGACGAATCGGCTTTCAACACTTTCTCGGGTTATGCCGGTAACGTCATCGACGATACGATCGTTGGTTATGGCCGTTTCGACACCAACCTGATCAGCTACACCTTCGACGCCGGCAGCGGCTTCTCGGCGATCGTCTCGCTCGAACAGGGTGACAAGGCCTACACCATCGACAGCTACGTGCCGCACATTGTTGGCGGCGTGAAGTACACCGCTGGCTGGGGTGGCATCGTCGGTGTTGTCGCTTACGACAGCAATCTGGAAGAAGTCGCCGCCAAGGTTCGCGTCGACGTCAAGGTCTCCGACCAGATCGATCTCTGGGTGATGGGCGGCTACGGCGGCGAAGACCTGGATAAGGGTATTAACCACACCTATTACAAGCAGTGGGACGGCAACTGGGCTGTCTGGGGTGGCGGTACCTACAAGTTCAACGAGAAGACCTCGTTCAACGTGCAGGCTTCGTACGACCAGGGTAAGACCTTCGGTCTCGCTGCGAACATCGCGCACCAGCTGGTTCCGGGCTTCACCATCACGGCCGAAGTTGATTACTTCAATGTCGGCAACAGCAAGTATCACGCCAAGTCGGACGGCGTTGGCGGTATCCTGCGCTTCCAGCGCGACTTCTAA
- a CDS encoding porin translates to MNIKSLLLGSAAALLAVSGARAADAVVVAEPEPAEYVKICDVYGAGYFYIPGTETCLRVGGYIRYDAGFGDVGSFDGARANDRLTGKDQGTWWKRGRFALKTWTGQETELGTLKTYTETRFNFGNSQNYGSNSTASSFSLNFAWIQLGGLRVGKDESAFNTFIGYAGNVINDTLVPYGDFDTNLISYTFDAGNGLSAIVSFEQGSGGESRIRRPGDTWVIDNNTIDSYVPHVVGGVKYTAGWGAITGVVAYNSNYEEWAGKVRLDVKATDQIDLFIMGGYGTDDNIDRSFYKQWGGNWAVWGGGTYKFNEKTSFNAQISYDDAKNLGVAANIAHQLVPGFTVTAEVDYLNEGNFGKPDYTGSWTNANKKNSVGGLIRFQRDF, encoded by the coding sequence ATGAACATCAAGAGCCTTCTCCTCGGCTCCGCTGCGGCACTGCTCGCAGTCTCCGGTGCGCGCGCCGCCGACGCTGTCGTCGTTGCCGAGCCGGAACCCGCTGAATACGTCAAGATCTGCGACGTCTACGGCGCTGGCTACTTCTACATCCCGGGCACCGAGACCTGCCTGCGCGTCGGCGGTTACATCCGTTATGACGCTGGCTTCGGCGACGTCGGCTCGTTCGATGGCGCTCGCGCCAACGACCGCCTCACCGGCAAGGACCAGGGCACCTGGTGGAAGCGCGGCCGCTTCGCGCTGAAGACCTGGACCGGTCAGGAGACCGAGCTCGGCACCCTGAAGACCTACACCGAGACCCGCTTCAACTTCGGCAACTCGCAGAACTACGGCTCCAACAGCACGGCCAGCAGCTTCTCGCTGAACTTCGCCTGGATCCAGCTCGGTGGCCTGCGCGTCGGTAAGGATGAATCGGCCTTCAACACCTTCATCGGTTACGCCGGCAACGTCATCAACGATACGCTGGTTCCTTACGGCGACTTCGACACCAACCTGATCAGCTACACCTTCGATGCCGGCAACGGCCTCTCGGCGATCGTGTCGTTCGAACAGGGTTCGGGTGGCGAATCGCGCATCCGTCGCCCCGGCGACACCTGGGTTATCGACAACAACACCATCGACAGCTACGTCCCGCACGTGGTTGGCGGCGTGAAGTACACCGCTGGCTGGGGTGCGATCACCGGCGTCGTTGCTTACAACAGCAACTATGAAGAGTGGGCTGGCAAGGTTCGCTTGGATGTGAAGGCGACCGACCAGATCGACCTGTTCATCATGGGCGGCTACGGCACCGACGACAATATCGACCGCAGCTTCTACAAGCAGTGGGGCGGCAACTGGGCTGTGTGGGGCGGTGGCACCTACAAGTTCAACGAGAAGACCTCGTTCAACGCTCAGATTTCGTATGACGACGCCAAGAACCTCGGCGTGGCTGCAAACATCGCGCACCAGCTGGTTCCGGGCTTCACCGTCACGGCCGAAGTCGACTACCTGAACGAAGGCAACTTCGGCAAGCCGGACTACACCGGCAGCTGGACCAACGCCAACAAGAAGAACAGCGTCGGCGGCCTCATCCGCTTCCAGCGCGACTTCTAA
- a CDS encoding pyridoxal phosphate-dependent aminotransferase, with protein sequence MPKHPPLSPIVAALPATVPFVGPEAQERDRGKPFRARLGANESSFGPSPRVVERMKAIAGEMWMYCDPDNHDLKLAAAAHLGISADNVVVGEGIDGLLGLVTRMYAGPDLAVVTSLGAYPTFNFHVAGTGGRLVTVPYEKDRESLDGLLAAVKRENAPLVYLSNPDNPMGSWWEAADINRFMEALPATTMLVLDEAYGELGPASALPAVDVSRPNLIRMRTFSKAYGLAGIRLGYAFGEAGVISDFEKIRNHYGVSRMAQEAGVTALADQDWLRAVVGKVEAGRKRIATIARDNGLTPLPSATNFVTVDCGRDGAFAAKIMQSLLSRDVFIRKPMAQGLDRCIRISVGLDHELDILAEELPGAVAAARGN encoded by the coding sequence ATGCCAAAACATCCTCCGCTGTCACCGATCGTCGCGGCGCTGCCGGCGACAGTGCCCTTCGTCGGCCCGGAGGCGCAGGAGCGCGACCGCGGCAAACCGTTCCGGGCTCGCCTCGGCGCCAACGAAAGCAGCTTCGGCCCGTCGCCGCGCGTCGTCGAGCGCATGAAGGCGATCGCCGGCGAGATGTGGATGTATTGCGACCCCGACAATCACGACCTGAAGCTCGCCGCGGCGGCGCATCTCGGCATCTCGGCCGACAACGTCGTGGTCGGCGAAGGCATTGACGGGCTGCTCGGCCTGGTGACGCGCATGTATGCCGGGCCGGACTTGGCGGTCGTAACCTCGCTCGGCGCCTACCCGACCTTCAACTTCCATGTCGCCGGCACCGGCGGGCGGCTGGTCACCGTTCCTTATGAGAAGGATCGCGAGAGCCTCGACGGGCTGCTGGCGGCGGTAAAGCGCGAAAACGCGCCGCTGGTCTATCTCTCCAATCCCGACAACCCGATGGGGAGCTGGTGGGAGGCGGCGGACATCAACCGCTTCATGGAGGCCCTGCCCGCAACCACCATGCTGGTGCTGGACGAAGCCTATGGCGAGCTCGGCCCTGCCTCGGCACTGCCTGCGGTCGACGTCAGCCGGCCTAACCTCATCCGCATGCGCACTTTCTCCAAGGCTTACGGGCTGGCCGGCATACGGCTTGGCTACGCCTTCGGCGAAGCCGGAGTGATCAGCGACTTCGAGAAGATCCGCAACCACTATGGCGTCAGCCGCATGGCGCAGGAGGCCGGCGTCACAGCGCTGGCCGACCAGGACTGGCTGCGGGCCGTGGTGGGCAAGGTCGAGGCGGGGCGCAAGCGAATCGCGACAATCGCCCGCGACAACGGTCTTACTCCCCTGCCCTCGGCCACCAATTTCGTCACGGTCGACTGCGGCCGCGACGGCGCCTTCGCGGCAAAAATCATGCAATCGCTGCTGTCGCGCGACGTCTTCATCCGCAAGCCGATGGCGCAGGGGCTGGATCGCTGCATCCGCATCAGTGTCGGCCTCGATCATGAGCTCGACATACTGGCCGAGGAACTGCCGGGCGCGGTTGCGGCGGCCCGAGGCAACTAG
- a CDS encoding histidine phosphatase family protein, whose translation MLVRLTLICCGASAASRRGFFPSDEPLEPKAVTAAARLARLVDPADRFLTAPARRARQTAEALGLDAVETPALRDQHYGGWAGLAFEAVERVALEAAQGWLTDPDTSPPEGEPFSAVAARVSDLLDSLVAQPGHTVAITHATVVRAAILHVLQAPLAGFRHIDVEPLSLTDLRSDGRRWMLRSCGLTAPKPRRA comes from the coding sequence ATGCTCGTACGTCTTACCTTGATCTGCTGCGGCGCCAGCGCGGCCAGCCGGCGCGGCTTTTTCCCGTCCGACGAGCCGCTTGAGCCGAAGGCCGTGACCGCCGCGGCGCGCCTGGCCAGGCTTGTCGATCCGGCGGATAGGTTCCTCACCGCTCCAGCCCGGCGCGCGCGCCAGACGGCGGAAGCATTGGGGCTGGACGCAGTGGAAACGCCGGCGCTGCGCGACCAGCACTATGGCGGCTGGGCCGGCCTCGCCTTCGAGGCGGTCGAGCGGGTGGCCCTGGAAGCGGCGCAGGGCTGGCTGACCGATCCCGACACGTCACCGCCGGAAGGGGAGCCTTTCTCGGCTGTCGCGGCCCGCGTCTCGGATTTGCTCGACAGCCTTGTCGCCCAGCCAGGTCATACGGTCGCTATCACCCACGCCACGGTCGTCCGCGCCGCGATCCTGCATGTGCTGCAGGCGCCGCTTGCCGGCTTCCGCCACATCGATGTCGAGCCGCTCAGCCTCACCGACCTGCGCAGCGACGGCCGCCGCTGGATGTTGCGGTCATGCGGTTTGACGGCGCCGAAGCCCAGGCGCGCCTGA
- a CDS encoding sterol desaturase family protein, producing MQATYFNPRSMIYGLLSVILWPVIFTASMIGSYFAFESDHPILWFNVVYLTSIAVIALFERLMPYERSWLEPDGETFNNVAHTTVTKGLTQIAAAITTSFPLLFATIAQPALHPSYSLWPSEAPMFVQAVLGLVIAEFGLYFAHRLSHERLTLWRFHALHHSVERLWVLNTGRFHFVDSLFKMLLGQLPLYLLGAPLPVFLWLGAVSVFIGLLTHCNIDMRTGLLDRIFTTPRIHRWHHSRDLREGNTNYCENIVIWDQVFGTYLNPPRPSSTDIGISGTIDKSFLGQIVQPFSKAGMRRIMGKAPRESDRSVPKSQEQPERQEA from the coding sequence ATGCAGGCGACATACTTCAATCCGCGGAGCATGATCTACGGGCTTCTCTCCGTCATTCTCTGGCCAGTCATCTTCACCGCCAGCATGATCGGCTCGTATTTCGCTTTCGAAAGCGACCATCCGATCCTGTGGTTCAACGTCGTCTACCTCACCAGCATCGCCGTCATCGCGCTTTTCGAGCGTTTGATGCCTTATGAGCGGAGCTGGCTGGAGCCGGATGGCGAGACGTTCAACAATGTCGCCCACACCACGGTGACCAAGGGGCTGACGCAGATCGCCGCCGCCATCACCACCTCGTTTCCGCTTCTGTTCGCGACCATCGCGCAACCGGCGCTGCACCCTTCCTATTCGCTGTGGCCAAGCGAAGCGCCGATGTTCGTGCAAGCCGTTCTCGGCCTGGTGATCGCCGAATTCGGGCTCTATTTCGCGCATCGGCTGAGCCACGAACGCCTGACGCTGTGGCGGTTCCATGCGCTGCACCACAGCGTGGAGCGGCTGTGGGTGCTCAACACCGGGCGATTCCACTTCGTCGATTCGCTGTTCAAGATGCTGCTTGGCCAGTTGCCGCTCTATCTTCTGGGCGCGCCGCTGCCGGTGTTTCTGTGGCTGGGCGCGGTCTCGGTGTTCATCGGCCTGCTCACCCATTGCAACATCGACATGCGCACCGGCCTGCTCGACCGGATCTTCACCACGCCGCGCATCCATCGCTGGCACCATTCGCGCGACCTGCGCGAAGGCAACACCAATTATTGCGAGAACATCGTGATATGGGACCAGGTGTTCGGCACCTATCTCAACCCGCCGCGCCCATCCTCGACCGACATCGGCATCAGCGGAACCATCGACAAGAGCTTCCTCGGCCAGATCGTGCAGCCCTTCTCCAAGGCCGGCATGCGGCGGATCATGGGCAAGGCTCCGCGCGAAAGCGACAGGAGCGTCCCAAAAAGCCAGGAACAGCCGGAGCGGCAGGAAGCCTAG
- a CDS encoding MurR/RpiR family transcriptional regulator has product MSVLKKIHATLDTMAPADRQIGQFIVDNPDEMLQLSSAALAEQTGRSQSSVVKFSQKLGYSSYQQLKLAVSEAKAKQWHAPAGMVHGSIERGDGYMTVLQKLVASKLASMQQSMSVNSEQTIGEVLDRLDKAGRIHLAGVSASALVARDFAIKLMKLGRNVLHDSDSHVQLASASSLGRNDVLFALSHSGASIETLRIAELAKARGAAVIVMTSLKNNPLSRIADVVLYSVGDDDGVRSSAISARDAQLALTDLLFILLVQRQPDANEHIRDSEMAVSALKQDAS; this is encoded by the coding sequence ATGTCGGTTCTCAAGAAGATCCACGCCACGCTCGACACCATGGCGCCGGCCGATCGGCAGATCGGCCAGTTCATCGTCGATAATCCCGACGAGATGCTGCAATTGTCGTCCGCGGCGCTGGCCGAGCAGACCGGCCGCAGCCAGTCCAGCGTCGTCAAGTTCTCGCAGAAGCTGGGTTATTCCAGCTATCAGCAATTGAAGCTCGCCGTCAGCGAGGCCAAGGCCAAGCAATGGCACGCGCCGGCCGGCATGGTGCATGGCTCGATCGAGCGCGGCGACGGCTATATGACCGTCCTGCAGAAGCTGGTCGCCTCCAAGCTCGCCTCCATGCAGCAGAGCATGTCGGTCAACAGCGAGCAGACCATCGGCGAGGTGCTCGACCGGCTGGACAAGGCCGGGCGCATCCATCTTGCCGGCGTCAGCGCCTCGGCGCTGGTGGCGCGCGATTTCGCCATCAAGCTGATGAAGCTGGGCCGCAACGTCCTGCACGACAGCGACAGCCATGTGCAGCTCGCCAGCGCCTCCTCGCTTGGGCGCAATGATGTTCTCTTCGCGCTTTCGCATTCCGGCGCCAGCATCGAGACGCTGCGTATCGCCGAACTGGCCAAGGCCCGCGGCGCCGCGGTCATCGTCATGACATCGCTGAAAAACAATCCGCTCAGCCGCATCGCCGATGTCGTGCTCTATTCAGTCGGCGACGACGATGGCGTGCGCTCCTCCGCCATTTCGGCCCGCGACGCGCAATTGGCGCTCACCGATCTTTTGTTCATCCTTCTGGTGCAACGCCAGCCCGACGCCAACGAACACATCCGCGACAGCGAGATGGCGGTGTCCGCGCTCAAGCAGGATGCATCCTAG